Below is a genomic region from Acidimicrobiia bacterium.
CTACCCCACCAAAACGTCGAGGATCATCCATAATCAACTGGCCGCCCCCCGTAAACGTTAAACCAAAACGATGCCACGCCGGGTTAAACCTTCGGCTTCCCCATTCCAAATGCTCAATGGCTGCCTGACCATCCACCAACAAACGACCCGTCATGCCAAAACGTAGACCTAACGTAGGCCCGCCAGAATCCAGCAACAACAACTTGCCAATACGCCGAGCCTCAGTAAATCGTCGGCCCACCAGAGCAGCAGACACCGACTCCGGGGTGGCCCCGCCTTTAATAAACCAAGTGTCCGGGGCCTGCACCGAATGCACGGTACGACCCACCACTTGCTCGGCTAACCGGCGGTAGACCTCAATTTCTAAAATCTCTGGCATGGGGCTTACCCCTCTGTTGCAGCCAACGCTTGAACAAAGTCGGCTTGCAAATCGTTGACCTGCTCAAGACCACACGACACCCGCACCGTGCCCGGACCAATACCCGAAAGCGCAAGCTCCTCAGGGGTCAAGCTGACATGGGTGGTACTCGCCGGGTGGGTCACCAACGTCTCTGGCCCTCCCAACGAAGTGGCTTGCCAAGCTATTTTCGTAGCCTCCACAAACTTTTGGCCAGCCTCTGCCCCGCCCACCAAATCAAAAGTCAACAACGAACCGTTTGAATTCATTTGGCGCTTAGCCAACGCTCGTTGCGGGTGAGAATCTAAACCGGGATACCGCACCTCGCAGGCCCCTGGGTTGCTTTCTAAAAACTGCGCCAAATGCAGCGCCGTAGCTGCTTGCTGATCAAGACGCACCCCCAAGGTACGCAAACCACGAAGCGCATTCAAAGCATCGAACGGCGAAGCATTACCCCCGTGCAACACGGCAAAACTCCACAACCAAGCCAACAACTCTTGGCTGCCGGCCACCACCCCAATGGTGGCGTCGTTATGACCCGCGATGCCTTTGGTGGCCGAATGCAAAACTAAATCCACCCCAAAAGCCAACGGGTTTTGACCCAACGGGGTAGCAAAAGTAGAATCCACCACGGTCATAGGGCCACTCAGCGCCCCCAGCGCTTCAAGGTCCACCAAATCTAGGCGTGGGTTAGCCGGTGTTTCGGCAATAACCAGCATCGTTTTACCGGGGATAACCGCATCGGCAAAAGCACCTTCTGCGGTGCCGTCCACAAACGTCACGTCAATGCCCATACGGGGGCACACCGATTGCAACAACAGCTGTGTCCCGGCATAGATTTGGCGCTGAGCCACAATATGGTCGCCCGAAGAACACAGCCCCATCACCACCGTGCTCATGGCCCCCATGCCCGACGAAAACGCTCGAGCCGCTTCGGCCCCTTCGAGGTCGGCCACCGCTTCTTCAAACGCATTAATGGTGGGGTTCCCGTAACGCGTGTAAAAGCGTTCCGGAGCCAACGAGGTAGCAAGTTTTTGTCCTTCTTCTACGGAGTCATAGGTAAAGACCGACGACGGGTAGAGCACCGGAGCCAATGAGTTTTCGCCCTCTGCCCGACCCGCCATAACCGCACGGGTCCGCAAATCAAGTGGTTGTTCATTGTTTTCTGCCATTAGGAAATCTCCTCTAAAAAATGCTTTATATGCGTTGATACTTCGTGGGTGGCCGTTAAAAACCCGTCATGTCCGTCATCGTTTTCGACCACATACTGCGTGCATTGGCCACCTATTGCTTGCACCGCTTCGTAAATTTCTTTTTGCTGTTCTACCGGATACAAAAAGTCAGAGCTAATGCTGAGGGTCATTACCGGTACCCGAGCCACCCTTGAGACGGCTTCGTGCACGCTTCCTCGTTGGCGAGCCACATCATGAAGATCCATGGCCCGGTTAAGCACCAAGTAACTGTTGGCATCAAAACGGCGTACCAGTTTTTCGCCGTGGTAATCCAAATAAGACTCCACCTGAAACTGGTCCCACAAGCCGTAGATGCTGCGAGGGTTCGCTACCTCCCGGCCAAAACGTTCAGAAAAAGACCCCGCACTACGGTAATGAATCTGAGCGATAGAACGAGCTACCGCCAACCCGTTATGTGGGCCTTGACCAAGTTCCTGTTGGTAATAGTCGCCGCCAAGAAACTGAGGGTCCAAAACCAAAGCGTTGCGGCCGGCGGCGCTCCAACCGATTTGCCAAGGACTGGCCGCCAAAGCAGTAGCTAGCGGAGCCAGCGCCCCCACCCGGTCGGGGTACATGATCCCCCATTCCAAAACTTGCATTCCGCCCATTGAGCCGCCGATAACTAACTTCCATTGGTCGATACCCAAATGGTCGGCTACCCCAACTTGAGCCCGGACCATGTCTCGGGTTGTGACCACCGGAAAAGCCGAGCCATAAGGCAACTCGGTTATTGGGTTAGGCGAAGCCGGGCCGGTTGACCCTTGGCAACCCCCCAACACGTTGATACAAACAATGAAATGCTTAGCGGGGTCCAAAGCTTGCCCTGGGCCGACCACGCCGTTCCACCAGCCAGGGGTTTTGTGTCCTTTACCGGCTTCACCAAAGACATGAGCATCGCCAGTCAGAGCGTGGCACACCAATACCGCATTGTCGGCTTGCGGCGACAAAGTGCCCCAGGTTTCGTAGGCCATGGTGACTTCGTCGAGGGTTCCGCCGCCTTCTAAAGCAAACGGGCGCCCTTCGTTAATTACCACAAACTGGCGGTCGCCCACCGGGTCACCCTTTTGCCATGCACCAGTAACCGGCAGGTCGACGCTACGCAGACGCCGACTGCTGGCTGGTTTAGTCGAGTCAGGCTCGGAAGAAATGCCGTGGGTGGGGTCAGTCATGTTTTGGTGAGACGAACCACCGGAACCCGGCGACCGGGAGCCTGCATTTGCTGACCCCGGACACTTTGTTGTTCTTACGAACCACATCCTTGCCTAGAAGGCAAGCGGGCACCTTGGGTGTCCGTCCCAGGTTGCCGGATCCAGCCGAAACTGGACCTCTCATAATGTCTTGGCCAAAGTGTA
It encodes:
- a CDS encoding aminotransferase class I/II-fold pyridoxal phosphate-dependent enzyme, with product MAENNEQPLDLRTRAVMAGRAEGENSLAPVLYPSSVFTYDSVEEGQKLATSLAPERFYTRYGNPTINAFEEAVADLEGAEAARAFSSGMGAMSTVVMGLCSSGDHIVAQRQIYAGTQLLLQSVCPRMGIDVTFVDGTAEGAFADAVIPGKTMLVIAETPANPRLDLVDLEALGALSGPMTVVDSTFATPLGQNPLAFGVDLVLHSATKGIAGHNDATIGVVAGSQELLAWLWSFAVLHGGNASPFDALNALRGLRTLGVRLDQQAATALHLAQFLESNPGACEVRYPGLDSHPQRALAKRQMNSNGSLLTFDLVGGAEAGQKFVEATKIAWQATSLGGPETLVTHPASTTHVSLTPEELALSGIGPGTVRVSCGLEQVNDLQADFVQALAATEG
- a CDS encoding homoserine O-acetyltransferase translates to MTDPTHGISSEPDSTKPASSRRLRSVDLPVTGAWQKGDPVGDRQFVVINEGRPFALEGGGTLDEVTMAYETWGTLSPQADNAVLVCHALTGDAHVFGEAGKGHKTPGWWNGVVGPGQALDPAKHFIVCINVLGGCQGSTGPASPNPITELPYGSAFPVVTTRDMVRAQVGVADHLGIDQWKLVIGGSMGGMQVLEWGIMYPDRVGALAPLATALAASPWQIGWSAAGRNALVLDPQFLGGDYYQQELGQGPHNGLAVARSIAQIHYRSAGSFSERFGREVANPRSIYGLWDQFQVESYLDYHGEKLVRRFDANSYLVLNRAMDLHDVARQRGSVHEAVSRVARVPVMTLSISSDFLYPVEQQKEIYEAVQAIGGQCTQYVVENDDGHDGFLTATHEVSTHIKHFLEEIS